The following proteins come from a genomic window of Alnus glutinosa chromosome 10, dhAlnGlut1.1, whole genome shotgun sequence:
- the LOC133879470 gene encoding haloacid dehalogenase-like hydrolase domain-containing protein Sgpp isoform X1: protein MLSLASLQLPHHHHLFFDHLPKTHLRKTAIYTQNRCDLATNYLTRISTSSNSYPVDSSKSSLACLAPLQAILFDIDGTLCDSDPLHYYAFREMLQEVGVNGGIPITEEFFSKNISGKHNENLCRVLLPDWDLQRARKFMEDKEDMFRRLASEQLESVKGLHKLRKWIEERGLKRAAVTSAPRPNAELLISMLGLSDFFEIVVLGDECERQKPFPDSYLKALQALEVSNKHTFVFEDSVSGVKAAVAAGMPVVGMGLRNPANLLIEAGASFVIKDFDDPKLWKSLKELENKED, encoded by the exons ATGCTATCTCTTGCATCTCTTCAGCTTCCTCATCATCACCACCTATTCTTCGACCATTTACCGAAGACCCATCTGCGGAAAACTGCAATTTATACACAGAACCGCTGTGACTTGGCGACTAACTATCTCACTCGAATTTCCACCTCTTCAAATTCTTACCCAGTCGACAG CAGCAAATCTTCTCTCGCTTGTCTCGCTCCCCTTCAAGCAATTCTATTTGATATTGATGGAACACTCTGTGATTCAGACCCTCTCCATTATTATGCCTTCCGTGAAATGCTTCAAGAG GTAGGTGTCAATGGTGGAATCCCCATTACTGAGGAATTCTTTAGTAAGAACATCAGTGGCAAGCATAATGAAAATCTCTGTCGTGTCCTCCTTCCTGATTGGGATCTCCAAAGAGCACGGAAATTTATGGAAGATAAAGAAGACATGTTTCGGAG GTTGGCATCTGAACAGCTAGAATCTGTTAAAGGCCTGCACAAGTTACGCAAATGGATTGAAGAACGCGGGTTGAAACGAGCTGCGGTGACAAGTGCGCCAAGACCAAATGCAGAGCTCTTAATCTCAATGTTGGGGCTCTCggatttctttgaaattgttgTCCTTGGAGATGAATGTGAACGGCAGAAACCGTTCCCTGACTCCTACTTGAAGGCTCTCCAAGCACTTGAAGTGTCAAATAAGCACACTTTTGTATTTGAG GATTCTGTTTCTGGGGTCAAAGCCGCGGTAGCAGCTGGGATGCCTGTAGTGGGCATGGGTTTAAGGAACCCTGCAAATCTACTGATAGAAGCTGGAGCATCTTTTGTTATCAAGGATTTCGATGATCCGAAGTTGTGGAAATCATTGAAAGAGTTGGAGAACAAGGAAGACTAA
- the LOC133879470 gene encoding haloacid dehalogenase-like hydrolase domain-containing protein Sgpp isoform X2 — MLSLASLQLPHHHHLFFDHLPKTHLRKTAIYTQNRCDLATNYLTRISTSSNSYPVDSKSSLACLAPLQAILFDIDGTLCDSDPLHYYAFREMLQEVGVNGGIPITEEFFSKNISGKHNENLCRVLLPDWDLQRARKFMEDKEDMFRRLASEQLESVKGLHKLRKWIEERGLKRAAVTSAPRPNAELLISMLGLSDFFEIVVLGDECERQKPFPDSYLKALQALEVSNKHTFVFEDSVSGVKAAVAAGMPVVGMGLRNPANLLIEAGASFVIKDFDDPKLWKSLKELENKED; from the exons ATGCTATCTCTTGCATCTCTTCAGCTTCCTCATCATCACCACCTATTCTTCGACCATTTACCGAAGACCCATCTGCGGAAAACTGCAATTTATACACAGAACCGCTGTGACTTGGCGACTAACTATCTCACTCGAATTTCCACCTCTTCAAATTCTTACCCAGTCGACAG CAAATCTTCTCTCGCTTGTCTCGCTCCCCTTCAAGCAATTCTATTTGATATTGATGGAACACTCTGTGATTCAGACCCTCTCCATTATTATGCCTTCCGTGAAATGCTTCAAGAG GTAGGTGTCAATGGTGGAATCCCCATTACTGAGGAATTCTTTAGTAAGAACATCAGTGGCAAGCATAATGAAAATCTCTGTCGTGTCCTCCTTCCTGATTGGGATCTCCAAAGAGCACGGAAATTTATGGAAGATAAAGAAGACATGTTTCGGAG GTTGGCATCTGAACAGCTAGAATCTGTTAAAGGCCTGCACAAGTTACGCAAATGGATTGAAGAACGCGGGTTGAAACGAGCTGCGGTGACAAGTGCGCCAAGACCAAATGCAGAGCTCTTAATCTCAATGTTGGGGCTCTCggatttctttgaaattgttgTCCTTGGAGATGAATGTGAACGGCAGAAACCGTTCCCTGACTCCTACTTGAAGGCTCTCCAAGCACTTGAAGTGTCAAATAAGCACACTTTTGTATTTGAG GATTCTGTTTCTGGGGTCAAAGCCGCGGTAGCAGCTGGGATGCCTGTAGTGGGCATGGGTTTAAGGAACCCTGCAAATCTACTGATAGAAGCTGGAGCATCTTTTGTTATCAAGGATTTCGATGATCCGAAGTTGTGGAAATCATTGAAAGAGTTGGAGAACAAGGAAGACTAA